GCCTGCAGGGCATTTCCTGCGTTTCACACCATGTCGAGAAAATCATGATCGACAACGGTGTGTCGGTACCGTTGGGCGTCTGCTGGAACGGCGTGGACCATTGGGAACAGGTCGTGGCGGATATGACCTATCCGGTTCCCGGCAACGGTTTCCGCTTCCTGCACGTTTCCTCATGCTTCCCGCGCAAGGGCGTGGATGCGATGCTGGTGGCCTATGGCAAGGCGTTCAGCGCCGATGATGACGTGTGCCTGGTCATCAAGACCTTCGCCAACCCGCACAATGAGGTGCACCGCTGGCTGGCGGATGCGCGCCGCGGCAATCCGCGCTATCCCGATGTGCACATCATCGAGGACGATGTCAGCGACGCCCAGCTCAAGCACCTGTACGCCGCCTGCGATGCACTGCTTGCGCCGAGCAGGGCCGAAGGCTTCGGCCTGCCGTTGGCCGAGGCGATGCTGGGCGGGCTGCCTGTGATCACCACCAACTGGGGCGGACAGCGGGACTTCTGCAATGACGATACCGCCTGGATGGTGGACTATCGGTTCGTGCAGGCGGCGACGCACTTCAACCTGCGCAATTCTGTCTGGGCCGAGCCTGATGTCGATGCGCTGGCCGCTGCAATGCGCGAGGTACGCAGCGCCGATCCGGCACGAATCCAGGCAAAGGTCGACGCGGCGCGCCGGTTGCTGCTGTCCCGCTTCAAGTGGTCCGATGCCGCTGAGCGCCTGGAACACGATGTACGTACCTTCGCTGCCCAGCCGACGCTGCCCGAGGCACGGATCGGTTGGGTCACCAGCTGGAACACCCGCTGCGGCGTTGCCAGCTACGCCAGCTACCTGGTGGAAAGTGGCGGTACTCCCGCCGCGATCCTGGCGGCCGAGGCCGAGGACCGCACCTTCAAGGATGGTCCGGAAGTGGTGCGCTGCTGGCGCCAGGGTGAAGGTGACATGCTGGAGCGCCTGGAGCAGCAGGTCGAGCGTTTGAAGCTGGACACGCTGATCATCCAGTTCCAATATGGCTTCTTCGATTTCCCGGCGTTTGCGGCGTTCCTGGATCGTCAGCAGGCGGCAGGACGCGTGATCATCCTGATGATGCATGCCACGGTCGACGCTGCGGAAAATCCGCGCAAGCGCCTGCGCGATCTGGCGCCCATGCTGGCGCGCTGCGACCGGGTGCTGGTCCATTCGATCCATGACCTCAACCGGCTCAAGGACATCGGCGTCGAGCACAATACGGCAATGTTCCCGCACGGCATCCTGGAACCGGCCGAAACACCGGCCCGGCCAGTCGGAGCGCGTCTGCGCGTGGTGTCCTATGGCTTCTTCCTGCCGCACAAGGGCTTGCTGGAGCTGATCGACGCCGTCGCGCTGATGGCAGGGCAGGGCGTGGATGTTGAACTGGCCATGATCAATGCCGAGTATCCGGTCAGCGTCTCGCGTGAACAGATCGAGCAGGCTGCGGCGCGCGTGGTCCAGCATGGACTGCAATCGCGAGTGCGTATGGTCACGCGATTCCTGCGCGACCAGGAAAGCATGCAGGAGCTGGTCCAGGCCGATGTGGTGGTGTTCCCCTACCAGGGCACGGGCGAATCATCCAGTGCGGCCGTCCGCTACGGGCTTGCATCGGGCCGCCTGGTGGCGGTAACGCCGCTGGCCATCTTCGACAACGTCGGCGATGTCGTGCATCGGCTGCCAGGCACTTCACCCGCCGATCTGGCGGCCGGCCTCACGCAGCTGCTCCGTGCCAGCCGTGAAGACACTCCGGCCGTGGCCGAGGTACAGCACCGCGCCGCACAATGGCGGGCCGAACATCGGTATCCTGCGCTGGCCCGCCGCTTGGATTCCATGGCGCGCCAACTCGTGCGCAAGCGCCGGCAGGGCCCGGTTCCGAACATGTTCAATCATCTGGAAGAGAAGCAATGACGAAGAAAGCGATCATCACGGGCATCACCGGTCAGGACGGCGCATATCTCACCCAACTTCTGCTGGAGAAGGGCTACGAAGTGCACGGCACCTACCGTCGCACCAGTTCGGTCAACTTCTGGCGTCTGGATGAGCTGGGCGTGACCAACCACCCGAACCTGCACCTGGTCGAGTACGACCTGACCGATCTGGGCGCCTCGTTGGCGATGGTGCAGAAGATCCAGCCGGATGAGATCTACAACCTCGCTGCGCAGAGCTTTGTCGGCGTCAGCTTCGACCAGCCGAGCACCACCGCGCAGATCACCGGTGTGGGCGCGTTGAACCTGCTGGAAGCGATCCGCCTGGTCAACCCGAAGATTCGCTTTTACCAGGCGTCGACCTCGGAGATGTTCGGCAAGGTGCAGGCCGTGCCGCAGGTGGAGGACACCCCGTTCTACCCGCGCAGCCCGTACGGCGTGGCCAAGCTCTACGCGCACTGGATCACCGTGAACTACCGTGAGAGCTACGATATCTTCGGTTCCAGCGGAATCCTGTTCAACCACGAAAGCCCGCTGCGCGGCCGTGAGTTCGTGACCCGCAAGATCACCGACTCGGTGGCCAAGATCAAGCTGGGCCAGCTGGATGTGCTGGAACTGGGCAACCTCGACGCCAAGCGCGATTGGGGCTTTGCCAAGGAGTATGTGGAAGGCATGTGGCGCATGCTGCAGGTCGATCAGCCGGATACCTTCGTGCTCGCCACCAACCGCACCGAAACCGTGCGTGATTTCGTCAGCATGGCGTTCAAGGGTGCTGGCATCAATGTCGAGTTCAAGGGCCAGGACGTCGATGAAGTCGCCATCGATACCGCCAGCGGCAAGACCGTGATGCGTATCAATCCAAAGTTCCATCGCCCAGCCGAAGTCGACTTGCTGATCGGCAATCCGGAGAAGGCTGAGCGTATCCTCGGCTGGAAGCCGCAGACCTCGTTGGAGCAGCTGTGCCAGATGATGGTCGAGGCCGACCTGAAGAGGAACGAGCGTGGCTTCTCGTTCTGAGTTGTCGGGCCAGCGCGTGCTGGTCACCGGGGCGTCCGGGTTCACCGGTCGCTACGTGATCGAGCGCCTGCGGGTTGCCGGCTGCGAAGTGCACGACCTGAGTCCCGGCGATGCCGGGGCGCCGGTCAACCTGCTCGACCGCGCTGCCATCAAGCAGCGCATCGCCGAAGTACGGCCGCAGCGGGTGGTGCACCTGGCCGCAATCTCATTCGTCGCCCATGGCGACGCTGACGAGATCTACCGGGTCAACGTGGTGGGCACGCGCAACCTGCTGGAGGCACTGGCTTCGCTGGAGCAGATGCCGGCCAATGTGCTGCTGGCCAGCAGTGCCAATGTCTACGGCAATGCTTCCGGCGTACTGGATGAGCAGGCCCCCTTGTCGCCGCAGAACGATTACGCGGTCAGCAAGATGGCGATGGAGGCCATGGCTGCCCTGTGGGCCGATCGTCTGCCGCTGACCCTGGTGCGTCCGTTCAACTACACCGGCGTGGGCCAGGACGAGAAGTTCCTGATCCCGAAGATCGTGGCGCATTTCCGCCGCGGCGCCGATGTGATCGAACTGGGCAACACCGACGTTTCACGCGATTTCAACGACGTGCGCGGTGTTGCTGCTGCCTATGAAGGACTGCTGGCGATGGACGGCAGTGGCCAGACATACAACGTGTGTTCCGGCCAGGAGCATTCATTGCAGGAGGTCATTGAACGCATGCGCCGGATCTCCGGTCGCGATATCGAAGTGAAGGTCAATCCCGCATTCGTACGCGCCAACGAGGTCAAGTCGTTGCGCGGCGACAATGGCAAGCTGCTTGCCGCGGTGGGTCCACTGCCGGAATTTGATTTGAGCGAGACGCTTCGTTGGATTTACCAGGCCGGTACAACGGCCTGACAGAGGCCTGATCCACTTGCTGGGTCAGGCTTTTCAGGCAGGGGAGAGACGTTAGTGCATCATCTTTGGCAACTGATCGCGCCGGCGCTGGCGATGTGCCTGGCAATCATCGGTACGTCCACCCTGCTGGCGTCGCTGGGCAACCGCTGGAGCCAGCGCGTGAGGTCGATCGGGCCGGTGCAGTCGCTGCTGCTGGCGCTGGTGTGCGTGCTGGCGCTGCTGATGAACGCCAATGCCTGGTTGCCAGGCTATATCGTCTTCCCGGTGTTCCTGGTCACAGGCGTGGTTGGCATTGCAGTGGCGTTGCGCCGGGGCAGTGCCGATCCACTGGCGCATGCATCGATCTGGGCGTTCACGATCAGCGTGCTGGCCGGAACGCTGGTGGTCGCCTGCTGGGACCTGGCCTTCGCTACACGCCATCTGTGGATGCTTGAAGGCACCAACCATGATCTGGTGTTCTTCTACGGCGGTGCCAAATGGGCCATGCAGCATCCGCTGTCGGTTGACCAGGCGACCGTTGTGCGCGAGTGGTCGCTGGGGCAATGTGGCCAGGGCATGCAGTTCATCGGCAATGGCTGCGTCGTACAGCGCAATGGCGCGTACACCCTGCTGGCACTGGCATCCAGCTTCGTGCCTGACGCAGGTCCCAACCAGGTGCGGGCGATGATCGGCGGCGCCGCGCTGTTCCCGGTGATTGGCATGCTGCCATCGATGGCCGGCCGCTTCGGCGGTGGGCATCGGGTTCCGCGTGGCAGCGTGGTGGCGTTCCTGCTGGCGGTGCTGTGCATGGCGGGCACCGGCATGATGCTGTCGGTAATCAACGAGAACATCGGAACGGCGATGGCCGGCGCTGTGCTCATGATGATCGTGCTGTGGGCGCTCAGCCCGATGCCATCGCCGCTCGTGAAATGGATCATGCTGGGTGCGGCGGCGGGCTGCGTCGGCATTGTTTATGGCGAAGCAGCAGTCCACGCCTGCCTGGTGGTGGCCTTGGCGGTGGTGACCACGGCCCTGTGGATGCGTTCCTGGCGCGTGTTCCTGCTCGGCGGCGTGATGGCAATGGTGGCCTGTGCCGTGGTGCTCAACCGGATGCTGCCCGAGCTCATCGCCTCCTATACGCAGGTCAGCGGCATCGTGGCGCAGTCCTCCTGGCCGAGCTGGTACATCCAGCAATCGTTCTGGGGCTGGTGGTTGGCTGCGCCGTTTGCCGGTCTGTTGATGACCGCACAGCCCGCGGTCAACCCCGAAGCGGTGATGCTGGGCCTGTTGCTGATGGCGGCCACGGGCTGGTTGTCGATCCGTGAACAGCGCTGGCGCTTCTTCGTCGGCTTGCTGGCCGCCAGCGGACTGCTGGTCATCTATGTGCAGAGCCACGGCTACCAGTATGGCGAGCACAAGCTGGTTCAGGTCCTTGGGCCCGCTTGGGGCGCCCTGCTGGCCTGGTTGCTGCTGCGGCATTCACGACGCCGGGGACGCATGGGTGGGGTCATTCTGCTCATGGCCATCCTGGCCGCGCTGTCGGCGGCCTATGCCGTGCGGTCCCGCGCGATCCTGGTCTCACACGTGCCGTCTGGAATTTCCCACACGCTGTCCGCAGCGCTCAGACTGCCGCAGGCCGGCGATGAGGTGATCATCGATGTTTCCGCGGTGGTCGGGCCTGATCAGTACGTGAAGCAGGACTTCGCCATCCTGGAGCTGCACCGCCGTGGTGCGCGTGCACGCATGGCCGACCGCGGCCGTGATCCTGTGGGCTACAGCGATGCGTTGTTCAACGACAGCCTGCGCCGTGCGGATTCGCCGGATTGGCTACTGGTGCTGAAGCACCCGGGTGCGGCGCCGGCGTTGCAGCTTGGCGCGGCGCCCGTGGTAGAGGATCCAACCTTCGCGCTTTACTCGCTGCAGTCAGGACAGCTGCCGCTGGCACAGGCGGGCAGGGGCTGGCATACCTGCGAGCAGGATCACTGCTGGACCCAGGGGCGCTTCAGCCTGGAAACCTTTGTGCCGAAGGACTGCGCCGGTGCCCGCCTGCAGGTCGACCTGAGGTTGCTGCACCCCCCTGGAGCGGGGCGGATCCAGGTAACGGTCAACGGCAGACAGGGCCCCACGCTGCAGAGCCTGGAGACCGGTCAGATCAGCCTGGACCTGCCGAAGGGTAGTTCCGTCATAACCCTGGTACCGGACTGGCAGATTGCGTCGCCGCAGTCGCTGGGCATTTCCGGCGACTCCCGCCCCCTGTTTGCTGACGTCTCGCGGGCGCGCATCAGCTGCAACGTGCCGGCCCGTCAGGCAGAATGACTGGCCCCTGGCAGCATCCATCGAACAGCGCCCAGCAATGACTGCGGCGCAAGAGGTCTTCCATGCAACTCCTTCTTGTCTTCGGACTCGTCCTTCTCGGTGCATGCGGCACGGTGCTGCTCAAAGTGGGGGCCGAACGCGTGACCTACGCCGACGGCCTGATGCCGATGCTGCTCTCGGCGGTCAAGAATGCCCCCCTGGTGAGCGGATTCATCCTGCAGATGATTCCGCTGGTGTCGTGGGTGGTACTGCTCAAGTTCATGCCGCTCACCAAGCTGCAGCCGATGATTGCTCTGACCTACGTGGTGACGCCGGTACTGGCCGTGCTGTTCCTGGGTGAGCAGGTGGGCCCGCTGCGCATGGCCGGCATCGGCCTGATCGTGCTGGGTGTGGTTCTGGTGAGCGCGAGCTGAGCATGAAGATCCTGATCGTTCTGACCTACTACACGCCCTATATGAGCGGCGTGACCGAGTTCGCGCGAATGCTGGCCGAAGACCTTGCCCATCGGCATGAGGTCACCGTGCTGACTACCCAGCACGATGTGGCGCTGCCGGTGGAGGAAACGCTCAATGGCGTACGTGTGGTGCGCGCTCCGGTCTTCGCCCGCATGCACAAGGGCGTGCTGAGCTGGAAGTTCATCACCTGGTTCCGGCAGCTTGCCAAGCAGCACGATGTGGTGAACCTTCACATGCCGATGCTTGAATCCGGCGTGTTGGCGATGCTGGTTCCGCGTCGCAAGCTGGTGGTGAACTACCAGTGCGACATGGCCGTGGTGGGGGGGCTGCTGGATCGGCTGGCGGTCAATGTCACCCGCATATCCTGCTGGCTGGCTACTCGGCGCGCTCGCGACGTCGGTGTCCTCACCCATGACTACGCCAGTTCGTCGGCGTGGTTGTCCGGAATCCGCGACAAACAGCACGAGGTGCTGGCGCCGATGAAGGCAATGCCCTGGAGTGAAGTCCAGGCCCCCACGGACGACGTGTTCCGCTTCGGCTTCGTCGGGCGATTCGTGGTCGAGAAAGGCCTGCCCGTGCTGCTGGACGCATTCGCCCAGGTCCATGCCCAACATGGCGATCGTGTTCGCTTGGTACTGGTTGGCGATACCCACAACATCGCGGGCGGCGGAATAATGGATGCCATCCACGGCAGCATCGCAGCGCTGGGTGATGCCGTGGAAGTGCGCGGTCGCGTCAGCGAGCAGGAGCTGCAGGCGTTCTATGCGGACTTGGACGTACTGGTCCTGCCCAGCGTCAACCGCTACGAAGCATTCGGCATGGTGCAGCTGGAGGCGATGCTGAGCGGCGCGCGGGTGATTGCTTCAAACCTGCCCGGCGTCCGGACCATCGTGCAGAACACCGGCAATGGCGAGGTCGTGCCGATTGGCGATGCCGTGGCGCTGGCCGGGGCAATGCAGCGTCTGATGGCAAGCCAGGGGGTGCTCAGCCGGGCCGGCGTGCGCGAACAGGCCTTGCGGGCCTACCCACTGCGGCGCTTTTTCGATCTGCAGGAAGCCATGCTGCTGAACAGCGCACGGGACGCTCAGGCACGCTGAGCCGCAGCCCGGCGTGCCTTCTCCAGCCGGGCGGGCCAAGGCCGCTCAGATCGCGGCCAACACCGAAAGACCACCCACCAGCACGGTCACCAGGCTGCCGGGATCCTTGACCGCGAACACGACGGGGTCATCGTGCATCTGCCCACGATGGGCCAGCAGCCAGGTGCGGCAGATCCAGTAAAGCAGCACTGGGCACAGCAGCCACAGGAACAGTGGGTGCCCGTACAGGTTCTGGCTTTCCGGTGCGTTGATGTACAGGCACAGCACCAGCACCGAGGCCAGGCCCGAAGCGGTGCCCAGGTTCTGCACCAGGCCAAGGTCCTCGACGTGGTAGCCGCGCCCGCTGGGCTTCTGCTTGCCACTGGCCAGGGTGAGGCGCAGCTCGGTGTAGCGCTTGAGCATGGCCAGACTGAGGAAGATGAACATCGAGAATGTCAGCAGCCAGAACGACAGGGTGACGTCGATCGCTGCCGCACCACCGACGATGCGGATGGTATAGAGCGCAGCCAGCATCACCACATCGATCATCACCACCTGCTTCAGCCGCAACGAATAGGCCAGAGTGAGGCAGAAGTAGATGCCCAGCACCAGCAGGAACGACGGCGCCACCACCGCAGCCAATGCGAAGCCGGCCAGGGTGAGCACCGGCGTGGCCAGCAGTCCAGAGCGCAGGTCCAACCTGCCACAGGCGAAGGGGCGCTTGCGCTTGCGCGGGTGCTGGCGGTCCGAATCAAGATCAAGCAGATCGTTGAACAGATACACGCCGGACGCACACAGCCCGAACGCCAGGAACGCCATTGCCGCCTCGAGCGAGGTCTCCAGTTCAAGAAAGCGGTGGCTGGCCAGTAGCGGCACGAACACCAGCAGGTTCTTCAGCCACTGGTGAATGCGCATTGCCTTGAGCCACGCCCGCAGGCCGCCTCCTTCGCGGGGCCAGTGTGCGGCGAGCTGCGAGCAGCCGGCCGCCGCACGCGCCACGCCTGCGCTGGCATTGACCACCCAGGCCGAATGGGCGTGTTTCCAGATCGCAAGATCGACCCGGGCGTTGCCCATGTAGTCGAAGCCGCGCTCACCAAACTGCTTGACCAGCAGTTCGGCCTTGCGATGGCCAGCCAGATTGGTTTGCCCGTCACTGCAGAACACGTCGTCGAACACGCCAAGGTGGCGCGCGATCGGCTCCACCAGCGCCGCGTCGGATGCTGTGCACAGTACGCGCCTGCGATTGCTGCTGGCCTGCAGCAACTCCACCACGCGCGGGTCGTAGGGAAGCAGTGCCGGATCGCCAGCGCCGTATACGGCCAGTTGATGCTTGAGGTGTGCTTTGCCGCGCAACAACCAGACCGGCAACAAGAACAGCATCCACGGCCGTCGTGCAAGCATCCGCAGGAAGGTCTCGTAAAGCAGGTCGCTGAGCAGCAGGGTGCCGTCCAGGTCAATACACAAAGGCCTTGTCTGGCCGGCACCGGATGCGCTCACCGATCAGGCCCCCGCGCGGCCGTATTGATCTTCGAACCTCACGATGTCGTCCTCACCCAGATAGCTGCCCGACTGGACCTCGATCAGTTCCAGCGGCAGCTTGCCCGGATTCTTCAGGCGATGGGTCACGCCCAGCGGGATGTAGGTGCTCTGGTTCTCGGACAACAGGATGACCTCGTCGCCGCGGGTAACCTCGGCCGTGCCGCTGACCACGATCCAGTGCTCGGCACGGTGATGGTGCATCTGCAGGCTCAGGGTCGCGCCCGGTTTGACGGTGATGCGCTTGACCTGGAACCGCGCACCATTGTCGATGGAGTCATACGCGCCCCATGGACGGTAGACCTTGCGGTGCGCGGCGGCTTCGCTGCGCCCATCGCGCTTGATCTGGCCAACGATTTCCTTGACGTCCTGTACGCGGTCCTTGTGGCCGACAAACACGGCATCATCGGTTTCCACCACGACCACGTCCTGAAGGCCGACCATCGCGATCAGTCGACTGCCATAGGCATAGCTGTCCTTGCAGTCCAGCGCGATCACGTCGCCGTGGCAGGCATTGCCGTCGGAATCCTTGTCGGATACCTCCCACAGTGCGGACCACGAGCCCACGTCGTTCCAGCCGGCATCCAGCGGAACCACCGCGGCATCGGCGGTCTTTTCCATCACCGCATAGTCGATCGAGTCGTTCGGGCTGGCGGCGAAGGCTTCCGCATCCAGGCGGATGAAGTCGTTGTCACGGGCGGCCTTGTCGAGTGCGGCGCGGCAGGCCGCAAGGATCGCAGGCTGCAGGGTCTCCAGCTCTTTCAGGTAACGCGAGGCCTTGAACAGGAACATGCCGCTGTTCCAGTAGTACTCGCCGGAGGCGACGTACTTCTCGGCAGTGGCCTGGTCGGGCTTCTCCACGAACCGGTCGACCGCGCGTACGCCTTCGCCGGTGGCGGCCTTGATGTAGCCATAGCCGGTTTCCGGAGCAGTCGGCACGATGCCGAAGGTCACCAGCTTGCCGGCTTCGGCGGCTACTGCGGCCTGCTTCACGGCCGCATGGAAGGCTGCTTCGTTACGCACGACATGGTCGGAAGGCAACACCAGCAGCAATGCATCATTGCCACCGGCCAGCGCCTGCAGGGCCGCGATGGCGATGGCCGGAGCGGTATTGCGGCCCACGGGCTCCAGGATCAACGCCTGCGGCAGGACCTTGCACTCGCGAAGCTGCTCGGCAGCCATGAA
This region of Stenotrophomonas lactitubi genomic DNA includes:
- a CDS encoding GDP-mannose 4,6-dehydratase — its product is MASRSELSGQRVLVTGASGFTGRYVIERLRVAGCEVHDLSPGDAGAPVNLLDRAAIKQRIAEVRPQRVVHLAAISFVAHGDADEIYRVNVVGTRNLLEALASLEQMPANVLLASSANVYGNASGVLDEQAPLSPQNDYAVSKMAMEAMAALWADRLPLTLVRPFNYTGVGQDEKFLIPKIVAHFRRGADVIELGNTDVSRDFNDVRGVAAAYEGLLAMDGSGQTYNVCSGQEHSLQEVIERMRRISGRDIEVKVNPAFVRANEVKSLRGDNGKLLAAVGPLPEFDLSETLRWIYQAGTTA
- the gmd gene encoding GDP-mannose 4,6-dehydratase, which translates into the protein MTKKAIITGITGQDGAYLTQLLLEKGYEVHGTYRRTSSVNFWRLDELGVTNHPNLHLVEYDLTDLGASLAMVQKIQPDEIYNLAAQSFVGVSFDQPSTTAQITGVGALNLLEAIRLVNPKIRFYQASTSEMFGKVQAVPQVEDTPFYPRSPYGVAKLYAHWITVNYRESYDIFGSSGILFNHESPLRGREFVTRKITDSVAKIKLGQLDVLELGNLDAKRDWGFAKEYVEGMWRMLQVDQPDTFVLATNRTETVRDFVSMAFKGAGINVEFKGQDVDEVAIDTASGKTVMRINPKFHRPAEVDLLIGNPEKAERILGWKPQTSLEQLCQMMVEADLKRNERGFSF
- a CDS encoding UbiA family prenyltransferase, with product MSASGAGQTRPLCIDLDGTLLLSDLLYETFLRMLARRPWMLFLLPVWLLRGKAHLKHQLAVYGAGDPALLPYDPRVVELLQASSNRRRVLCTASDAALVEPIARHLGVFDDVFCSDGQTNLAGHRKAELLVKQFGERGFDYMGNARVDLAIWKHAHSAWVVNASAGVARAAAGCSQLAAHWPREGGGLRAWLKAMRIHQWLKNLLVFVPLLASHRFLELETSLEAAMAFLAFGLCASGVYLFNDLLDLDSDRQHPRKRKRPFACGRLDLRSGLLATPVLTLAGFALAAVVAPSFLLVLGIYFCLTLAYSLRLKQVVMIDVVMLAALYTIRIVGGAAAIDVTLSFWLLTFSMFIFLSLAMLKRYTELRLTLASGKQKPSGRGYHVEDLGLVQNLGTASGLASVLVLCLYINAPESQNLYGHPLFLWLLCPVLLYWICRTWLLAHRGQMHDDPVVFAVKDPGSLVTVLVGGLSVLAAI
- a CDS encoding glycosyltransferase, which translates into the protein MKILIVLTYYTPYMSGVTEFARMLAEDLAHRHEVTVLTTQHDVALPVEETLNGVRVVRAPVFARMHKGVLSWKFITWFRQLAKQHDVVNLHMPMLESGVLAMLVPRRKLVVNYQCDMAVVGGLLDRLAVNVTRISCWLATRRARDVGVLTHDYASSSAWLSGIRDKQHEVLAPMKAMPWSEVQAPTDDVFRFGFVGRFVVEKGLPVLLDAFAQVHAQHGDRVRLVLVGDTHNIAGGGIMDAIHGSIAALGDAVEVRGRVSEQELQAFYADLDVLVLPSVNRYEAFGMVQLEAMLSGARVIASNLPGVRTIVQNTGNGEVVPIGDAVALAGAMQRLMASQGVLSRAGVREQALRAYPLRRFFDLQEAMLLNSARDAQAR
- a CDS encoding mannose-1-phosphate guanylyltransferase/mannose-6-phosphate isomerase produces the protein MTPIVPVILSGGSGTRLWPLSREAYPKQFLPLVGDDTMLQATWKRVASIAGAAPIVVANQEHRFMAAEQLRECKVLPQALILEPVGRNTAPAIAIAALQALAGGNDALLLVLPSDHVVRNEAAFHAAVKQAAVAAEAGKLVTFGIVPTAPETGYGYIKAATGEGVRAVDRFVEKPDQATAEKYVASGEYYWNSGMFLFKASRYLKELETLQPAILAACRAALDKAARDNDFIRLDAEAFAASPNDSIDYAVMEKTADAAVVPLDAGWNDVGSWSALWEVSDKDSDGNACHGDVIALDCKDSYAYGSRLIAMVGLQDVVVVETDDAVFVGHKDRVQDVKEIVGQIKRDGRSEAAAHRKVYRPWGAYDSIDNGARFQVKRITVKPGATLSLQMHHHRAEHWIVVSGTAEVTRGDEVILLSENQSTYIPLGVTHRLKNPGKLPLELIEVQSGSYLGEDDIVRFEDQYGRAGA
- a CDS encoding EamA family transporter — its product is MQLLLVFGLVLLGACGTVLLKVGAERVTYADGLMPMLLSAVKNAPLVSGFILQMIPLVSWVVLLKFMPLTKLQPMIALTYVVTPVLAVLFLGEQVGPLRMAGIGLIVLGVVLVSAS
- a CDS encoding glycosyltransferase gives rise to the protein MRVLIDLQGAQTESRFRGIGRYSTSLAEAMARNAGDHEIWVAVNGTFPDGIGEIRQALDGLVPQERIRQFETFSRVGWPNAGNAWRRSSSELMWEAFLDGLQPDFVHVSSLFEGSQGGAVGSIGKLPGVQAATAVTLYDLIPLLNPEVYLASDWVRSWYMDKVESLKRADLLLSISQHARQEALQALDIDPARVVNISSAISPHFVPMAIGDRERAMLHERFNLRGRYVMYSGAMEPRKNANGLLRAFALMDPAVRASTQLVIAGKVSEHDRRNFDVLAGQLGVANQVVFTGYITDEELIALYSATAAFVFPSLHEGFGLPALEAMACGAPTIGSGTTSVPEVIGREDALFDPKEPASIARSMQRVLEDTSFADELRAHAPRQAASFSWDNSAKAALQAMEAVASQRSSRDRRWITSRPALDASYRALVQSVGGLDVGCEPEPFELQQAAAFISSAMATNEALARGGELPASLAWRVEGPFDSSYSLALVNRCLAEALVERGHRVGLHSTEGPGDFEPSADFLARNPRVAALHEAVVAMAEDKVDVTSRLLYPPRVADARARMNLLHAYPWEESGFPQDWVEEFNDSLQGISCVSHHVEKIMIDNGVSVPLGVCWNGVDHWEQVVADMTYPVPGNGFRFLHVSSCFPRKGVDAMLVAYGKAFSADDDVCLVIKTFANPHNEVHRWLADARRGNPRYPDVHIIEDDVSDAQLKHLYAACDALLAPSRAEGFGLPLAEAMLGGLPVITTNWGGQRDFCNDDTAWMVDYRFVQAATHFNLRNSVWAEPDVDALAAAMREVRSADPARIQAKVDAARRLLLSRFKWSDAAERLEHDVRTFAAQPTLPEARIGWVTSWNTRCGVASYASYLVESGGTPAAILAAEAEDRTFKDGPEVVRCWRQGEGDMLERLEQQVERLKLDTLIIQFQYGFFDFPAFAAFLDRQQAAGRVIILMMHATVDAAENPRKRLRDLAPMLARCDRVLVHSIHDLNRLKDIGVEHNTAMFPHGILEPAETPARPVGARLRVVSYGFFLPHKGLLELIDAVALMAGQGVDVELAMINAEYPVSVSREQIEQAAARVVQHGLQSRVRMVTRFLRDQESMQELVQADVVVFPYQGTGESSSAAVRYGLASGRLVAVTPLAIFDNVGDVVHRLPGTSPADLAAGLTQLLRASREDTPAVAEVQHRAAQWRAEHRYPALARRLDSMARQLVRKRRQGPVPNMFNHLEEKQ